Within the Erigeron canadensis isolate Cc75 chromosome 6, C_canadensis_v1, whole genome shotgun sequence genome, the region AAGCAGCAAAAAAGATATCAAACTGAAAACGAAATTTGTATGTAAAAAGACAATAGTCAATAGAAAGGCATAAACCACCAAATTTGACCAGCTAAAACACCTAAAGTGATTCCTACCCAATACAACATATATGAATATCCAAAACTTAACCACCTCCAAGGTGTCTTTaggatatattcatatatacaaaAGGTCTCAGGTTCAAACTCCATTAGTTACAATTTTGGGGAGGTGAGGTAGGGTTCGAAAACAGCCACAAAAAATTCAGTTAGCAGCATACATATGATCAAAAGACTTGCCCTCCCAAGGTAACCTAAATTAGAAAAACCTCAATACTTTTACCCCAATATCTGAAATTTCATCTAAAGGTGGAACACAATCATTTCATTCCCAGCATGCAATATAAACCTATATGATACAAGTTAAAGTGTCAAACACGAATACATATATGACCTCATCAGCTTAGCTTGTTTTCAGGTTTATCGGCATCACATCATCTTTTGTGGCTTATTTATAGTCTTGTGAGCTTATTTTGAAAATCTAAATCATACTGTATTAAGTTTGTATTTGTCAAAAATAAAGTCACAATACGTCAAACCAACTATCATTAATAGATGGTTGAAATTTGTGGTTTAACAGAAAAAGTCATACTGAATTAAGCTAATAAGCCTGATTCCCTGAATATAAGCCTACTCAAACATAATACTCATTGTATAAACACTAATTACCAAATTCGAGTATACttttaattatgatgatgatatgtatagatatagatataaatagataaaaggTGAAGTACCTGCTTTGAGAGACATCATAGATCTGACCTTTGATAGCCATAAGAAGAGGCTTCTTGGGATCACTACCATCATACTGTTTCAACTCTTCGGGTGTAACTTCTCCCAGCTGAACCGGTGGAGGAAGAGGTTCCATCTCTTCACTCGAAGTCGACCTCTGTGGTACATATGGATCCGACCCACCAAACAATTCGGACACAACATAGTACGCCGCCACACCCAAAGCAACTACCGTAAAGAAAGCGGTTGGTGATAACCCTGTATATGCTGTTATGGCTTCTGTCAAACCTTCCaacatctttctttctttctttctgtcTTTATGTGTGCTTCTCTGTGTGTCTTTGTaatgtgtgtgagagagagattAGGCGGAAGAGGGAAAATTGTGGGTTGGATTATAAACTGGTCTGCCTATAAATAtaacgacaaaaaaaaaaagatgttctTTTTATGATTCCCTTTTTACATTTGACAAACACAACCCCGTTCCTTGACGGAATCTGGAATCATGACCACTAATTAATATGTTAACATAATACTTAACAACacttcaaaaaaaaacataatacttAACAAAAGAATTGCActaatttgaattaaaaattacTCGTACATTGTATGAATAGATCGAAAAGTATATTTTTGcatttagagaaaaaaaaaaaggaggaatAAACGTTAAAATTTTGAATCCAATTCTTATAAGGTAAGAAGCATATATAATCGTCGACTCGTAACTTTTTACTTAActcgaaaacatgattttcaGGACATTTTTAAATACTAcataatataacataattttatgtatgtgacgtctttataaacaaaatctaagTTCATTATTTAAtagatttatcaaaatattacGTATTCAATTAATTTGAGtcataaacttataatttatctttaaattcgCTAAATTCGcaattaaaagatcaaaactacATAAATTATACACAAGTTAATGtaccaataaatataatatatagcatGTATAACCAAAGTATCAAACTTCAACAATTATAAGGttgcgactcgtgactcggtcTAAGTTCGTAcagcgactcgtaagagtctagACAAAAACGAGTCGACTCGTTTATAGTATAAAgcgactcgactcgtaagaatcgactcgtgactcgtaagagtttaacaactatggtAAGAGTCCATAATACAAGTTGAATCAATAATGTCTAATGTTTTGCAAGTAGAAATGGTTTTCATATAGTGCGTGAGTTTTCGTTAGCATAATTAACTGATTATTGGCATGAATTGTAAAGGGCTTTTAAGAGCTCAAAATCCCAATCTTGTAAAAACAAACCCAATTTTAGAAAATAGCTTTGTTTGGATATAAAATTGTGGAAAAAGCCTCGgtacaaaaaaatattataaaaacttaaaagtctttacagtaaaataaaagtttgcttgaaaattgaaaagaaagcaCCAGCCAAGTTACGGCCCtaaacacaaatatatttttgaaaggATTTTGTCTATAGATACAAATAGGAAGATGTTAGATATACCCTTATACTTTCATTTAATGTGTATAAAaggttatatattttatataaaaaatatacttttgaattttatgacaagtatacaactatttaatgtatCTACATACACACTTAAGAGTTAGTTTAGCACAtaaataagcaaataaaaaattaaaaaattagaaaagtaaataaagttaaagaaaTAGGTCAAAGAGAGGCAGCGCAGCAGACTAGGAGTGGTCTGATATTGACAAAACTACATAGCATATTAGCATAGAATAAAGTCCAATCACCCAACAAAATATCGGGCTCCAGGCTAACAGGATGGCTTGAAATATCAATTATGTAATGCAATTTTTTATGTATCAAAACTTTATGAGCGTCAACATTTCAAAGCAAATTCAATAATACTGTGCTTGTTCATGAATCTTCTGCATCTGGTCTTTGGAAATtagtttttcaaatatttaagATAAATAGTATTATTCGTGACAAAGATTGATAACCGGCATTACAAACTTTTTACAATCAACTCTTTATTTATAATCCTGTTTGGTAATGGGTTTTGGGGGACTTTTATAAGAGCGTAAAGCCTATAgagcttttaaaaataagtttctTTTAAAATGGTAGCCTGTTTGGTAATATATCTTGAATCAAAAATCTCAGCTCCAAAACTAACTACAAACTTTGAAAAGTCAATTAAAGCTTAtgtaaaaaagattaaaataaaagtttaaattctAACTTTATTTTCATGTTCCAGCTTTAAGCCCTTAGTTACAGTCAGCTTAAACTTTGCCAAACATACcataatataaagatataactAATTTTACTCAACCTTCGTGGTTATGGAGTATTGAGACTTGAATGTCAAAACAGTCAAGTAGATGTAGATGTGCCTGATTCattgtaatttatatttatttgaaaatataatgTCGCACAAAATAGTCAAGTATCAGATGGCTTGTAAAGTTTTCTACAAGTCTATTATGGCATGTTGTTTGATAAGGAATATTACAcgtttatttaaataaaattatatgtcgttttatttcatatattatatGGTTTTCCTTTCTCCATATTATCATCCACtttcattaaaattattaaaatagaaTAAGTTACGAATATTAAAACATTGCAATAATAGCGAATTTCACTCTAAACTACATTTTTGTGAATCCTTAAATAGTTAGTGTTTCTAACAGCAATTAATCGACAGATTTGTCTCAGAGtgattaacatttttcttcttaacTCTAGACATCACCAATATACTCAGGTAATCATTTTTGGATTTGTAAATCTATttataaaacataacaaaaaaaagttaatatttcaAAGCCTATACGGTTAGCTAACTACAGATCCTACCATAAGGCCACATATACACTGTAAGTCTGTTACATGCCTTCGACGCTTGAAATTTATGAAAGATATATATTGTATTCGCCTCAATTTTAATTTTCTCATTGTAATttaagtacttaaaatcaagtatccatttctaaaaataaattattagtcTCTATTTCTAAAATAAATTAGTAAGTACTGCCACTTTTAATCTCAAACATTGTCCAGGaaaaaattgtcatttttaaGGCAGATCGCATTCGGGTTTTTTTGGGGGTATAATTTGAGTAACTGGAAAGATATAATAGTGttaatttttcagtttttagaaatgaaaaggaaaaaaaaaaggaagattaACAAAGTAATGATCAAAAGTAACCGAGGTAGTAAGCTAATTctcaaagaaaaggaaaaaaaaaaagcccacAAAAGAGCACCAGGGCTAAAGGCAGCACACCAGCACCTAGCTGAACATTACATagaatttaaatcaagattttaAAAGCTATATACTAGCTGAACATGACATACACATCCTTGTTTGTTGGGGACTTGTGTTCAACTTAAACATAAACTTGTTAgttattattacattttttccctctacatatatacaatttagAAACTCTTCCAACAGTCACATTATTGATCTAAATCATATCAAACCACAAGAGATTTTACCTCATCTTCCTTCCACAATCCTTCTTCATACTTGTACCACCTCATAAGCCCTTCATCAGCCTTTGTTCTTTGACACATAACGCATGAATCATCCATGCACGTAAAGAACTCACGCAACCGGGAACCCTTCTCTAAAATCGCATTATCAAGCTTCTCTACTACTTTTCTAGTTGCTGGTGGTGGAGAGTCTTCAACAATAAAGCAATGAGATATGTTAAGCACCTCCAGGTTCTCTAAGCCATTTAGAATAAGTAGCAGCACTTCCATTTTCAGAATCGAGCACCGAAGACTTAAAACTTTAAGATTTGGAACACAACGTATGAGTGTCTGCACCATTAAGATGTCACATGGGCCAAAGATTTTAAGTTCAGAAAATTTCTTGCAATGCATAGAAATTTCTTCCATGAGATAAGGTGGATTGCCGATGCTTGGCATCGTAAGGGATTCGAGATCATTCCACAAGCTAATCGCTTTACGTATCCCGGTTTTCCTTATTCGGTTCCAAGCAGGCAACACCAGGCGTCTGAGCTTCAGGCACCTGCATTCACAATAAATATAAGTCAGTGCTGTTGAGCTTTCAGCACCTGCATTCGAATGCTAATAGCTTTGCGTGCCCCTGTTTTCTTTTAGCAAACAAGTTAAACAGGATATTTAACACTTTGATACAAAACAGGTCCAGAATTGTCTGGAAAGCTCCTAGATTGTTTCATTCAAATATTACTATCATTGAAATAACATTATTTCGGTTAAATatcaaatactaatataatttCAGAAGAAAATGTTTGTCAACCCGGCCCATTTTGACAAGTACCCAAAGGTTATCCATTTGACCTGTTTCATACCATGTTACACAATATTTTTCCCATGAATAACTCATCACCATTAGGTGACATATAAAGTGATTACATTGAGTGACAATGAGCCTAAGATATGTATTATACTATAAAGTGATTACAATGGGTTAGAATGGGCCTAAACTATGTATAGTTTGATACACAAGAAGGCTAAGATACAACATATCTAAGTGTACATGTATACTCACACCGTTAAAAACCACCAGGCCCATGTTGCTACCTATATCACATAAGGTGGACCTAATGCATACATGGCCAACCTCATACCCAATGGcaaatccaaaattttcaaCAAAAGCATGCATTACcattacaaattatataaacagGTGAACTACAACataatttatactattttttgCACATCACAGAGAAAATAGATTATAATCAACATGATACCTTTCAGCAGTGTATGTTAACTGATAATCACTGACATACTGGTAGAAATGAAAAAGCAAAGTTGTGATACATCCGCGGCTAAGATTCAGAGAAATCTTGAGAAGTTTGGTGAGTTGTTTATCAGATGGTTCATCCACATAAACATAAGGCTCTAATGGGATCTTTATAAAGTTTGATTTCAACATTGATAAATCTAGAGTTTTCCACAACAGTGGATCACAAGCAGCATAACGCCATGCGCTACATATATGAGCCATACCAGAAGTCATCTCAAATATGTCAAAAGTCTGAAATATCTTCACCAGGATGTCAGTATCTAGATCCTCCCACTTTTTTGTATCATCCCCTTCCATTCTTGAGAATTGGGTTACATCAAGGAACCTGAACCCCATGGAAAGTAGTTATAAAAGGTTCCTCTTTTAGTCAAGTAGATTACTATATTTTAACATTGAACTAACAACTGATAAACAATTATAAACGATCTAATATGGAAACAACAACGTAAATCAACACAAAGACAACAGCTTAGGAATACCATCTTTCAACATAGCAACCAGATTGATTCGATTAAAGTTACAAAACTACTCGATGTGATACATTCCGTGTAGCGTGATCTCAACATAAATGCAGGTAAATGGTAACATGATCCATAACGAATAACATCAAGTTTCCTgcttttaaaaaccaaaatatagAATAAAAGTCATACTATTTGATTACAGTTCCTCACTGGCTGCATTATTATGCAGATATATGTTGTTGATTTATTCCTATATAGCCGAAATGCAAGGTGTAGAAGTAAATGAGGGTGATCATCATATGCTCATTCGGCACTAGCACTTAAACGAAATCAAAATAGAAAACACATGCTATATTTTTTGTAAGTAGAGCCTAGTGATATAGCAGAAGCAAAAACAGAACTAACGATTTTTTCGATTCATTTGACCATTTCAATGCCAaatatcatcaatcaatcaatcagacttttgattaaaatgaattttaaattaatatttgagGGAATAACGACTGAGAGTAGCCAATTGGATTGAAAATTAAGTGTAACTGatccaaatattatattaaaatgaaacaaatacaCACCAAATTAACCCAGATCTAAGAAATTAACATCAAAAAGGTCAAACAAATTAAAGATCAGACAAATCAAATTCAATTCCATTCAAATTAAGTTAAGTTAAGAGGGGAAATTACAGGGAGGGAGGCGGGGCATACCTATAGTAACAACAAGAAAGAAGAACGATATATCAATCAAAAGGTAGGACTGATTCATTCATTTCCTTTCgagtattatttttgtatttattttgtgTTGAATGATACTCGTATTTGAAAATGACGATGTcgagttaaaaacttaaaataacaTCCTTTGgatatattttattcatttatttattgtcTTTaagttatacgagtaataaatgtCCAAATGGGATATTATTGGACGAGTTTAAATgagtttataactttatatacaGTTATACTATACCATGAAcaccttataaaacaaactatttaattcttttttttaaataatctattatattaataaaggaagattgtgatgacataagattttttaaaatttgtattaccacaaatctccttaatttaattatgacatcatcatatttttctatttaaaattcaaaatatatttttttaatatattttttttttcaaatatgcatcattaatatagatttttattaaatgtccaaattattatttaagattttaatcaccttatTTTTCCGTACAATAGGCCGAAACTatggtatgtttttttttcccgataacttttttttttgcgaaCCGAATGTGTTTTAATGTGTGTCCACGACTATACaacttttgttttcattttttttgtttttcgacAACATATTGTAAAGCTACCGAGTATCATTCGGTTTATTTGCAAAACGTCTATCAGTTAACTCGGGTTGAaaccgggttgattagctagtataaatataaagtaCCTTTATATTTTAAACCTTTCTCCACCCACACACTACATATATCCAAAAGAGATGTGATCTATACACAACACAATTTTGTCATATACAACAATACATGCATTAGACAATTGTACTATACAAactatttaattctttttttttaaataatataaatatagaatacctttagggtgcgtttagtttAAGAAAACtctcttgttttccattttcattttccaagaaaacatggaaaacaggaaACGTattcaaattgtaattttttagaaaagttttcctagaaaatgaaaattctcttttccaacttttgcactaaaattagaaaactgtttttttcagtttttgttttcacttttctattttctaaaccttttataaacctaaaattagaaaataaatgaatttgaacatgttttctagttttctaaaatggaaaaatgaaaactctatcttttattttgaacgcattttaaaaattttcaagaattttttagaaatgaaaaaccttctcattttctagaaaactataaatggaaaacttaaaaacattttctccaactaaacgcgcccttaTATTTTAAACCTTTCTCCACCCACACACTACATGTATCCAAAAATACCCCTAATATATTTTCCAACTTTTATAGTCCTAACAATCCAAACTAgggatgggaaaaaaaaacccgACATAGCAGGGAAACCCAAAACCCGATGAGGAAACCTGATACCCGAATCTGTTCGGGGCAGGGACTGAGGCATGTCTACCCTGACCCGATCCCACCCGATATCaatacctatatctatatatttataagtaattagttttgaatatatattccATAGTAATATCAACAAAATTTGTATCTATATTCAATAAAGTTTTggtaaaattttttgaaaaataactatCCTTATCGGGGCAGGTTTTGGGCATGATTTTATCCCCGATGGGTATCGGGTCGGGTTCGAGTCGTATATTCgttatcgtagtagatgatgatggtggtgtgtaagttataaaaaacacatatcctaattggtcctaaaataagaggtgttcctaaaataactcacccctatatgtatatatatatatagggtaacactctgATGAGAACACTTTTAATATAAGAACGGtgtaaacacttaaaaacatcattttgatgcattaaaagtccataaaactaacatagtgtttaactaattatcattatttaagtgtttaacaacacattgatccgtcaaaatccaaaaaatcacgttttttgttttgtgcatccatcttggatgcatattcatcaaaatgatgcatccaacaaaagacgtgattttttcgattttgacggatcaacgtgttgttaaacacttaaataatgataattagttatgcactatgtcagtttaaTAGacctttaatgcatcaaaatgtagtttttaattgttctcattttttttcattttaatttcatgCTCATttgataatcatatatatatagagagagagagagaggaagggttatttgagaacttacaaataaaaaagaatgcgagaacaattctggattactcattttcttatattttccccctcttccattaaataagaaaattcacccgaatcatttaaaatgtttaatATCACAAACCAttaatcgttagacgaaacaaaaagcatgggtagtcttaaaatttcatcctctttcattagagatacaattcgatataattttgacaactttttaattttcatttttttccccatcacgttcatcctacacatgtgtaggtttatcctatacatgtgtaagatcattgttttcacatataaattagtaaatgaacatatgtacacaacaatgaaggtcaaaggcggagcccgtcaatccatggcagagccatggtagccaaggacggagtccgtcagtccatggcggaggaatagcggctaagggcggagcccgttaagtagatcacccctcactggtcaccctctatgacctgtcaccctctatgacctatcacccccattagctttggtttatgaatatccttaagggcgaagcccgttttgaatcataatttttgttcaacctacacatgtgtaagttatgtgtaactaccaaaaagaaaacgaaaattgaaaagtcgtcaaaagtatatcgaattggatctctaatgaaagatgacgaaattttaagaatactcatgctttttgtttcgtctaacgatttacgatttatgagttagaacattttgaatgatttgcgtgaattttattatttaattgaagagagagaaagaagaaaataatgTGTGGTCCataatggttcttgagttttttttttttaagagttttttttttaagagttctcaaaataactcacccatatatatatatatatggtttaaaattgtataatgtttgttatattattaataaaagttttctaaaataatttgttttttaattttgtggaaataaaaatgatatattaaaataatggatgaatagttGAAGAAGTGGGAGTTATAAGGAGgatgtgttcttggtgtgtttaaaAGAGTGagaaactgatgaatagtgttagacgtGAGTTAGAAGTTGAGTGTTATAAGAAGGGCCTGAATCCCTTTTACATAAATTACTTTTTAGTTAATAACCACGCACATAATTAAACTCTCTATAAAATTGTAGGCCAGAGGGTATCAAGCTAGCTTCTAAGTGAAATACATGCACTAGCTACACAACGATAACAAAAAGGGTTGTCTTTATCGTATTAACTTTCAATTCCTATCGgtacattataaaaaaaattgtgtgaTGCGATAGTGTGGCGACAATGGTAACGGGTGATGATGGCGACGGAGACAATGTGTAGCGGCAGCAAAGCAGAAGTTAAAAACACCTTGTAGAGTTATAGAATGAGAATTTGGTTTATTACGACAGCTCTTAGAAAACAATATGAACTAAAAAAGGATCATTGACATTCTACCTTAATAATCAATGTGTTGGTCTGTCCTTTTTGATATTATATCATTACATTATTATAAgtaaaaagatttttgaagTAAGATCGCACAATGGTTTAAATATAGTTCAGAgtctagttttttttatttcgaGTATCCGATGTGATATATATTATTCGATTTGTATCTATACACGTTGATGTTACTGAATTACACATTATATTGTATAATTTGGTGGATATGATCGATCGATCCAtagcatatatatttataatttggtTGATGTTACCAAACGTAATTAAAATATGGATGTGACCATCTAAATAGTTTGAGCTTATGCTAATTTAACCTCACCTTATTCTTTTCCTGTGAGAATAGCCTCCCATTATTTCTATATCGATTGACCATCGTTATTTGTTTACAGCAATGTAAACTGGTGGAGATTTACAATCAAATTGGTTGAGGTTTAGCCGAGTGAGTCTATACTAAACACTAAAACAGAAAAATCTTATATGTAGGTCCTGAAATATTTGGCAGAACTAACTATAGCTAATAGCTGTAGCTGATAGCTGTAGTTTTTAGTTAGAATTATAAGCTGTagctttttataaaagttgttaGTTCgagcttttatttttaaaactgtTTGGAATAATAACTGTAGTTGCTAATTAATAGTACAAAATGACTAAAAAggacaaacaaataaaaacataaattttatactttatatggtagtcatttattttattttttttatcttttatctttttatattacatataaatataaatattctatACAGCATTATCAAAAACATCCTTTCCTAAAGTTGTATATTTATTTCAAGAACATGCTTTTCACTACCTAAACGTTGTATATATTGCTTAAAAGTAAGTAACTTAATTTGAGTATTG harbors:
- the LOC122603739 gene encoding F-box/LRR-repeat protein At3g48880-like yields the protein MEGDDTKKWEDLDTDILVKIFQTFDIFEMTSGMAHICSAWRYAACDPLLWKTLDLSMLKSNFIKIPLEPYVYVDEPSDKQLTKLLKISLNLSRGCITTLLFHFYQYVSDYQLTYTAERCLKLRRLVLPAWNRIRKTGIRKAISLWNDLESLTMPSIGNPPYLMEEISMHCKKFSELKIFGPCDILMVQTLIRCVPNLKVLSLRCSILKMEVLLLILNGLENLEVLNISHCFIVEDSPPPATRKVVEKLDNAILEKGSRLREFFTCMDDSCVMCQRTKADEGLMRWYKYEEGLWKEDEVKSLVV